The Sphingomonas sinipercae genome contains a region encoding:
- a CDS encoding DegT/DnrJ/EryC1/StrS family aminotransferase, translated as MIPVYTPDLSGNEERYVADAVRSSWISSLGPYIDRFEGALREAIGTPHVIVLANGTVALHLALHCLDIGPGDEVIVPTFTYIASVNAIAQTGATPVLADVSPHDWLLDPDDVERLITPRTKAIMPVHLYSGVCDPRLYAIARERGLKVVEDCAEVLGTTVGGRHVGLDGDVSTFSFFGNKTVTTGEGGAVTTSDEGLAARLRKVKGQGQSLTRRYWHDELGFNYRMTNICAAIGTAQMERLDAILARKRQIASMYREALSPAGLEFQQTGADVQSSEWLVTLLLPRGVDRDAIMAGLSARGIDTRPVFYCAHQLPMYRSDRPFPVAEDIAARGISLPSYPALTDEQVRQVSDALLDLLPARN; from the coding sequence CCTACATCGATCGCTTCGAGGGCGCGCTTCGCGAGGCGATCGGGACGCCGCACGTCATCGTGCTGGCCAATGGGACGGTCGCGCTGCACCTCGCGCTCCACTGCCTCGACATCGGGCCGGGCGACGAAGTCATCGTCCCGACCTTTACCTACATCGCTTCCGTCAATGCCATCGCGCAGACTGGGGCGACGCCCGTGCTTGCCGATGTGTCGCCGCACGATTGGCTGCTCGATCCCGACGACGTCGAACGGCTGATTACGCCGCGTACGAAGGCGATCATGCCGGTTCATCTCTACAGCGGCGTATGTGATCCCAGGCTTTACGCGATCGCCCGCGAGCGCGGCCTGAAAGTAGTCGAGGATTGTGCGGAGGTCCTGGGGACCACCGTCGGCGGCCGCCATGTCGGGCTCGACGGGGACGTGTCGACCTTTTCCTTCTTCGGCAACAAGACCGTGACGACGGGCGAAGGCGGCGCGGTGACCACCTCGGACGAAGGACTCGCCGCCCGGCTGCGCAAAGTGAAGGGCCAAGGCCAGTCGCTGACTCGCCGCTATTGGCACGACGAACTCGGTTTCAACTACCGCATGACCAACATCTGCGCGGCGATCGGGACGGCGCAGATGGAACGGCTCGATGCGATCCTCGCTCGCAAGCGCCAGATCGCCTCGATGTATCGTGAGGCGCTTTCTCCGGCAGGGCTGGAGTTCCAGCAGACCGGGGCGGACGTGCAGAGCAGCGAATGGCTGGTCACCCTGTTGCTGCCGCGCGGCGTCGACCGGGATGCCATAATGGCTGGCCTGTCGGCGCGCGGCATCGATACCCGGCCGGTCTTTTATTGCGCGCATCAGCTGCCGATGTACCGATCCGACCGGCCGTTCCCGGTCGCCGAGGACATCGCCGCGCGAGGCATTTCCTTGCCGTCCTATCCGGCACTGACCGACGAGCAGGTTCGCCAGGTGTCCGACGCCCTGCTAGACCTCCTCCCGGCGCGCAACTGA
- a CDS encoding glycosyltransferase, with amino-acid sequence MADTPRVPIGLWSELGPGARWTNEGVSRVVGFLIEGAATGGKYIFHLVVQPELAAEVRADLRTLKAVEGRDWALWSPEDPRELDAGLKAKPFPSMEAEWRAIAGLADYANRNVPVRAWVVTFPKFSGALLLDKPKAVLFPDALPYDFPLGWPGDIHWGEGGAWVRWRDVATKVLEDSDAVITFSEHVAQRHVVELCGIDRSKVTVVPLAPPDLSGLIGLGDDRRRSAQSRAAAAETLRAYMRDKGIDYLRDFPFEEVEFVAAATQDRPTKNLGLTADAVLRAVRQYRHPMKVLMTAPLHFGADWTRLPQVVEQHQFQRDLISLPDLPREVHAALFHCASIIVHSSFYEGIIGALPFYEAASVGTPAVLANGPHIEELLKDEPTLRPFVYDPYDPDALAELIRRIGDDRDSAVEAQAAIFDRLNRRGWDSVAADYAVAALSGEKRSSRVQ; translated from the coding sequence TTGGCTGACACGCCCCGCGTTCCCATCGGCCTCTGGTCGGAGCTGGGGCCAGGCGCTCGCTGGACCAACGAAGGCGTCTCGCGCGTCGTCGGCTTCCTGATCGAAGGCGCGGCGACGGGCGGAAAATATATCTTCCATCTCGTGGTCCAGCCCGAGCTTGCGGCCGAGGTTCGCGCCGACCTGCGCACGCTGAAGGCGGTTGAGGGCCGCGACTGGGCGCTCTGGTCGCCGGAGGATCCGCGAGAGCTCGACGCCGGGCTTAAGGCCAAGCCGTTTCCCTCGATGGAGGCGGAGTGGCGGGCGATCGCCGGCCTTGCCGACTATGCCAACCGCAACGTCCCCGTCCGCGCATGGGTTGTGACCTTTCCCAAGTTTTCAGGCGCGCTGCTGCTCGACAAGCCCAAGGCGGTGCTTTTTCCCGACGCATTGCCCTACGATTTCCCGCTCGGCTGGCCCGGCGACATTCATTGGGGCGAAGGCGGCGCCTGGGTACGCTGGCGCGATGTCGCGACGAAAGTGCTTGAAGATAGCGACGCCGTCATCACCTTTTCCGAGCATGTGGCGCAGCGGCACGTGGTCGAACTGTGCGGGATCGACCGGTCGAAGGTTACGGTGGTCCCACTGGCGCCGCCCGACCTGAGCGGCCTGATCGGCCTTGGCGACGACCGCCGCCGGAGCGCCCAAAGCCGCGCCGCGGCGGCCGAAACGCTGCGCGCTTACATGCGCGACAAAGGGATCGATTATCTTCGGGACTTCCCGTTCGAGGAGGTTGAGTTCGTCGCCGCGGCGACTCAGGACCGGCCGACGAAGAACCTGGGGCTGACCGCCGACGCGGTGCTGCGTGCGGTTCGACAATATCGCCATCCGATGAAAGTACTGATGACGGCCCCGCTGCATTTCGGAGCCGACTGGACGCGGCTTCCGCAAGTCGTCGAGCAACATCAGTTCCAGCGCGACCTGATCTCGCTGCCCGACCTTCCGCGCGAGGTGCATGCGGCGCTGTTCCATTGCGCGAGCATCATCGTCCACAGCAGCTTCTACGAAGGTATCATTGGCGCCCTGCCCTTCTACGAAGCGGCCAGTGTCGGAACCCCGGCGGTGCTCGCCAATGGCCCGCACATCGAGGAGCTTCTGAAAGACGAGCCGACCTTGCGCCCCTTCGTCTATGATCCTTACGACCCGGACGCCCTTGCCGAATTGATCCGGCGCATCGGCGACGACCGTGACTCCGCCGTCGAGGCCCAGGCGGCGATCTTCGACCGGCTCAATCGACGGGGATGGGACTCAGTTGCCGCCGACTATGCGGTCGCCGCTTTGTCGGGCGAAAAGCGGTCGAGCCGAGTCCAGTGA
- a CDS encoding glycosyltransferase family 4 protein: MTAPREIGIWAQWPANARWSNEGMTRLLGFLIEGASKSGGKYLFRVIVPDEVREPAARDLATLDATPGRDFTLHSPNDVGATCETFDALAQFANDHVPVEAWLTLFPNFSSARLLNKPVTAIFPDAIPKAFHEFSDAAWGERGAHLEWDRAVRELLPHAARVITFSDHVANRHLQELFGVPGSKIVPIAHAPPDLQPLLPFVQRRTGTPASRAQAATMLRDHCAAQGWDYLRDFPFEDVPFVAVSTQDRVTKNIQVAARAVTILTRERRQPLKLLTTAPLHFGHEWTVLPALIEATQSHLDIVSLPDLPRPVHAALLHCAALAVHPSIFEGGHAPFPFYEAVSIGTPCLMAAGPHLDELAESEPDIRDFTFDPNDADGLATAIAEAIANRTEILERQQRIYSRLSGSSWATVAAAYAEAALGAAAA, from the coding sequence GTGACCGCTCCGCGCGAAATCGGCATCTGGGCGCAGTGGCCCGCCAATGCGCGCTGGTCGAACGAGGGCATGACCCGCCTGCTCGGCTTCTTGATCGAAGGCGCGTCGAAGAGCGGCGGCAAATATCTATTCCGAGTGATCGTCCCCGACGAGGTGCGCGAGCCGGCGGCGCGGGACTTGGCGACTCTCGATGCGACGCCCGGGCGCGATTTCACCCTGCATTCGCCGAACGACGTGGGGGCGACCTGCGAGACGTTCGACGCGCTCGCGCAATTCGCCAACGACCATGTTCCAGTCGAAGCGTGGCTGACGCTATTCCCCAACTTCAGCTCGGCGAGGCTTTTGAACAAGCCGGTCACCGCCATCTTCCCCGATGCGATCCCCAAGGCGTTTCATGAGTTCAGCGATGCCGCGTGGGGCGAGCGCGGTGCTCACCTGGAATGGGATCGAGCCGTGCGCGAGCTGCTGCCGCACGCGGCCCGGGTCATCACCTTTTCCGATCATGTCGCCAACCGACACCTGCAGGAGCTGTTCGGTGTGCCGGGGAGCAAGATCGTCCCGATTGCGCATGCGCCGCCCGACCTGCAGCCGCTGCTTCCTTTCGTCCAGCGGCGGACCGGTACGCCGGCCAGTCGCGCACAAGCCGCGACGATGCTGCGCGACCATTGCGCGGCCCAGGGTTGGGATTACCTGCGCGATTTTCCGTTCGAAGACGTGCCTTTCGTCGCCGTTTCCACGCAGGACCGGGTCACCAAGAATATCCAGGTCGCGGCGCGGGCCGTCACCATCCTTACCCGCGAGCGACGCCAACCGTTGAAGCTCCTGACCACTGCGCCTCTGCACTTCGGCCACGAATGGACCGTGCTGCCCGCACTGATCGAAGCGACCCAAAGCCACCTGGACATCGTCTCGCTTCCCGACCTTCCGCGCCCGGTCCACGCCGCCCTGCTTCACTGTGCGGCGCTTGCGGTTCACCCATCGATTTTCGAGGGCGGCCATGCCCCATTCCCATTTTACGAGGCGGTGAGCATCGGCACGCCGTGCCTGATGGCGGCGGGGCCCCATCTCGACGAGTTGGCCGAGAGCGAGCCCGACATCCGCGACTTTACCTTCGACCCCAATGATGCGGACGGCCTGGCTACGGCGATCGCCGAGGCGATCGCCAATCGGACTGAGATTCTGGAAAGGCAGCAACGCATTTACTCGCGGCTAAGCGGCAGCAGCTGGGCAACGGTCGCAGCAGCTTATGCGGAAGCTGCGCTCGGAGCGGCGGCAGCATGA
- a CDS encoding acetyltransferase yields the protein MNEIDLARAVVVIGAGGHAKVAIEALRHSGWNVVGCTDPDGSSRQVVGADVLGDDSLLPELRSAGIRFAFPALGNNAVRERIGRELIAMGFELPNALGPQTIVSPSAKLGVGVAIFAGAVINAEAAVGDFAIINTNASVDHDCVIGSAAHIAPGCALAGCVKIGDRAFVGAGSSVIPNIEIGTDSTVGAGSSVVRDIPSGVTAFGVPARAK from the coding sequence ATGAACGAGATCGACCTGGCGCGCGCCGTCGTCGTCATCGGCGCCGGCGGCCATGCGAAGGTCGCGATCGAGGCGCTGCGCCATTCGGGCTGGAACGTCGTCGGATGCACCGATCCCGATGGGAGCAGTCGGCAAGTGGTCGGCGCCGATGTCCTCGGCGACGATTCGTTGCTGCCGGAGCTTCGGTCGGCCGGCATCCGCTTCGCCTTTCCAGCCCTTGGCAACAATGCCGTGCGCGAGCGTATCGGGCGGGAATTGATTGCGATGGGGTTCGAATTGCCGAACGCTCTCGGGCCCCAGACCATCGTTTCTCCTTCAGCCAAGCTTGGGGTTGGAGTCGCCATTTTCGCCGGTGCGGTGATCAACGCCGAAGCCGCCGTCGGGGACTTTGCGATCATCAACACCAACGCTTCGGTCGATCATGACTGCGTCATCGGGAGCGCTGCGCACATTGCGCCGGGTTGCGCGCTCGCCGGCTGCGTCAAGATCGGCGACCGCGCCTTTGTCGGGGCCGGAAGCTCGGTCATTCCAAATATCGAGATCGGGACGGACTCGACCGTCGGCGCCGGTAGCAGCGTGGTCCGGGACATCCCTTCCGGAGTCACCGCGTTCGGCGTCCCCGCGCGCGCCAAATGA
- the gmd gene encoding GDP-mannose 4,6-dehydratase, with product MKTAVITGITGQDGAYLAQLLLDKGYEVYGTFRRTSSVNFWRIEELGISEHPRLHLVEHDLTDLSASIRLLERSRADEVYNLAAQSFVGVSFDQPVTTAEITGIGPLNLLEAIRCVNPKIRFYQASTSEMFGKVQAVPQDEDTVFYPRSPYGVAKLYAHWITVNYRESYDIFGSSGILFNHESPLRGREFVTRKITDTVAKIKLGKADRLELGNLDAKRDWGFAKEYVEGMWRMMQADEADTFVLATNRTETVRDFVEMAFKAADVTVEFSGSGEAETAIDTATGKTVMQINPKFYRPAEVELLIGNPAKAKEKLGWEPRTTLEELCRMMVDADLRRNTAGFSF from the coding sequence ATGAAAACTGCAGTCATCACGGGGATTACGGGCCAGGACGGCGCCTATCTGGCCCAATTGCTCCTGGACAAGGGCTATGAGGTTTACGGCACGTTCCGCCGCACCAGCTCCGTCAACTTTTGGCGCATCGAGGAGCTTGGGATCAGCGAGCATCCCAGGTTGCACCTGGTTGAGCACGACCTCACCGACCTGTCGGCCTCGATCCGCCTGCTTGAGCGATCCAGGGCCGACGAGGTCTACAATCTCGCCGCGCAAAGCTTCGTCGGGGTGTCGTTCGACCAACCGGTAACCACCGCGGAGATCACCGGGATCGGCCCTCTCAACCTTCTCGAGGCGATCCGGTGCGTGAACCCGAAAATTCGTTTCTACCAGGCCAGCACGTCGGAAATGTTCGGCAAGGTGCAGGCTGTCCCGCAGGACGAGGACACCGTCTTCTACCCGCGCAGCCCGTATGGCGTCGCCAAGCTCTACGCCCACTGGATCACGGTCAATTACCGCGAAAGCTACGATATCTTCGGTAGCAGCGGCATCCTGTTCAATCACGAAAGCCCACTTCGCGGACGCGAATTCGTGACGCGCAAGATCACCGACACGGTCGCCAAGATCAAACTGGGGAAAGCCGACCGGCTTGAACTGGGTAACCTCGACGCCAAGCGCGACTGGGGATTCGCCAAGGAATATGTCGAAGGCATGTGGCGCATGATGCAGGCCGACGAAGCCGACACCTTCGTACTCGCTACCAACCGCACCGAGACCGTGCGGGACTTCGTCGAAATGGCATTCAAGGCGGCAGACGTCACGGTCGAATTCAGTGGCAGCGGCGAAGCCGAAACCGCGATCGACACGGCAACCGGCAAGACCGTGATGCAGATCAACCCCAAATTCTATCGCCCGGCGGAAGTCGAGCTGCTGATCGGCAATCCTGCCAAGGCCAAGGAAAAGCTTGGCTGGGAGCCGCGGACGACTCTGGAAGAGCTTTGCCGAATGATGGTCGACGCCGACTTGCGCCGGAACACCGCCGGCTTTTCCTTCTAG
- a CDS encoding NAD-dependent epimerase/dehydratase family protein gives MKRILVTGVHGFTGQYLVPALRNRGFDVHGLLRPGTDTAAEGLVTHVADLTDVAELSRTVREVRPDAVIHLAGISFVAHSDPREIYDSNLIGSRNLLQAVSTEAAQCGAVILASSANVYGNQREGVLTEDTPPEPINEYGISKLAMELVAKLYMSRLPITIMRPFNYTGVGQSTDFVIPKIVDHARRRAPVIELGNLDVERDFSDVRSVVECYLRLLETPAARGRTLNICSGRGYTLRTVLDLVQELSGHRLQVRSNPDFVRKNEVKTLYGDNSRLLDLIGGLDMPPLASTLRWMIEA, from the coding sequence ATGAAGCGCATTCTGGTCACCGGCGTTCATGGGTTTACAGGACAGTATCTGGTCCCCGCCCTACGTAATCGCGGCTTTGACGTGCATGGCTTGCTTCGGCCGGGCACGGACACGGCTGCCGAAGGCCTGGTGACGCATGTCGCGGACCTCACCGACGTGGCCGAGCTTAGCCGAACGGTTCGAGAGGTTCGACCGGATGCGGTCATTCACCTCGCCGGCATTTCCTTTGTCGCCCATTCCGATCCGCGGGAAATCTACGATTCGAACCTGATCGGCAGCCGCAACTTGCTGCAGGCGGTGTCTACCGAGGCTGCGCAATGCGGCGCGGTGATCCTGGCGAGCAGCGCCAACGTCTACGGCAACCAGCGCGAGGGCGTGTTGACCGAGGACACGCCGCCCGAGCCGATCAACGAATATGGCATCAGCAAGCTGGCAATGGAGCTAGTCGCCAAGTTGTACATGAGCCGCTTGCCGATCACGATCATGCGGCCGTTCAATTATACCGGCGTCGGCCAGTCCACCGACTTCGTCATCCCCAAGATCGTCGACCACGCCCGTCGCCGCGCACCGGTCATCGAACTTGGCAACCTGGACGTCGAGCGAGACTTTTCCGACGTGCGCTCGGTCGTCGAATGCTACCTGAGGCTGCTCGAAACGCCCGCCGCGCGCGGTCGCACGCTGAACATTTGTTCGGGCCGCGGCTATACGCTGCGGACAGTGCTCGACCTGGTGCAGGAGCTTTCCGGTCACCGACTGCAGGTCCGCTCCAACCCCGACTTCGTTCGCAAGAACGAGGTAAAAACGCTCTATGGCGACAACAGCCGCCTACTCGACCTGATCGGGGGGCTCGACATGCCGCCGCTGGCAAGCACGCTGCGCTGGATGATCGAGGCCTGA
- a CDS encoding glycosyltransferase family 4 protein, which yields MGRYCLELANRLPSHRDVESLTMFRGDREVRTLLDSAAPRTRWRKFADRFARPRDERPMLARSDVVHGPNYMLPEWAETGVVTIHDLSVFRFPEMHPPERVANFEREMRRSVERASHLITDCETIRQEVIAFTGFAPDLVTAVPLGIAPSFRPMQAAERAPILRRHGLPPAGYGLTLSSLEPRKRIDRLLSAWRRLPDALRQRFPLAIAGASGWKNDALHHAIRMGADEGWVIPLGFVSEDELPAIYAGAALFLYPSIYEGFGLPPLEAMASGVPTVVAGGSCLAEVTKGGAMLVEPDDADAFAQAIVQALEDEEWRRIAVSSGIQIAAGYTWETCVDRTVDVYQRVVSGAKSAA from the coding sequence ATTGGCCGCTATTGCCTGGAACTGGCCAATCGCCTCCCCAGCCATCGCGACGTCGAATCGCTGACGATGTTCCGCGGCGACCGCGAGGTTCGAACGCTGCTCGACTCGGCGGCACCGAGGACGCGCTGGCGCAAGTTTGCGGACAGGTTCGCCCGCCCTCGGGATGAGCGCCCCATGCTGGCCCGGAGCGACGTCGTTCACGGACCCAATTATATGCTGCCGGAGTGGGCGGAAACCGGCGTCGTCACGATCCATGACCTGTCGGTGTTTCGCTTTCCCGAAATGCACCCGCCCGAACGCGTCGCCAATTTCGAGCGCGAGATGCGGCGCAGCGTCGAGCGCGCAAGCCACCTTATCACCGATTGCGAGACCATCCGGCAGGAGGTGATCGCCTTCACCGGATTCGCGCCGGACCTGGTGACCGCAGTGCCGTTGGGAATCGCACCGTCGTTCCGCCCGATGCAAGCAGCGGAGCGCGCGCCGATCCTGCGGCGGCATGGCCTGCCGCCCGCCGGGTACGGCCTGACCTTGTCGAGCCTGGAGCCCCGCAAGCGCATCGACCGCCTGCTTTCGGCGTGGCGCAGGCTTCCGGACGCGCTTCGCCAACGGTTTCCACTAGCCATTGCCGGTGCCAGCGGATGGAAGAACGATGCGCTCCACCACGCGATCCGTATGGGCGCCGACGAAGGGTGGGTAATCCCGCTAGGCTTCGTCAGCGAGGACGAGCTGCCAGCGATTTATGCGGGCGCCGCGCTATTCCTGTATCCCTCCATTTACGAGGGTTTCGGGTTGCCGCCGTTGGAGGCGATGGCTAGTGGCGTGCCCACCGTCGTCGCTGGCGGCTCTTGCCTGGCCGAAGTCACAAAGGGCGGGGCGATGCTCGTCGAGCCCGACGATGCGGACGCTTTCGCCCAAGCGATCGTCCAGGCGCTCGAGGACGAGGAGTGGCGACGCATTGCCGTTTCATCTGGCATTCAGATCGCGGCAGGCTACACGTGGGAAACGTGCGTCGACAGAACTGTCGATGTTTATCAAAGAGTTGTAAGCGGGGCCAAGTCAGCGGCATGA
- a CDS encoding polysaccharide biosynthesis/export family protein — translation MMISSTPSTRLPRNAVKLLSAAAMALALSGCMSAGASGPSAGRVMRASAQSIEQSGIKVVDVDGYVARRVALANRPSLFSDQLGPGFAGATVIGPGDVIDISIVEAPPAVLFSGALARTTISDNVRPTTVSSGIELPQQMVDLNGLISVPFAGSIRAAGRTPQQIAADIVSRLRGKAHDPQAVVRRVTNTSSTVSVLGEVNQSGRIPLTAGGERLLEVLATAGGSRQAVSKSVVQVTRGAQTVTLPMAMVVSDASQNIVLAPGDIVTVYYQPYTFTALGASGTNAEVPLEGTDVSLSQALGRIGGLQDNRADVKGVFIFRFEDPRALDPALLVNAKATPEGKIPVIYRVDMTNPATFLVAQNFPIKNKDVVYIANSPLTDFAKFTNIVASFTYTLVNLGTTITR, via the coding sequence ATGATGATTTCGAGCACACCATCGACGCGGCTGCCGCGCAATGCGGTCAAGTTGCTGTCCGCAGCGGCAATGGCGCTTGCGCTTTCCGGGTGCATGTCCGCCGGCGCCTCCGGTCCTTCGGCCGGCCGGGTGATGAGGGCTTCGGCGCAATCGATCGAGCAGTCCGGCATCAAAGTGGTCGACGTCGACGGCTACGTTGCTCGCCGGGTTGCGCTCGCGAACCGCCCGTCATTGTTTTCCGATCAGCTCGGTCCCGGCTTTGCCGGCGCGACCGTCATTGGGCCCGGCGATGTCATCGACATCAGCATCGTCGAGGCGCCCCCGGCAGTGCTGTTTTCGGGCGCGCTCGCCCGAACGACAATTTCCGACAACGTCCGGCCGACAACGGTTTCCAGCGGCATCGAGCTTCCGCAGCAAATGGTCGACCTGAATGGACTGATTTCGGTCCCGTTCGCTGGCTCGATCCGCGCCGCCGGCCGGACCCCGCAGCAGATCGCGGCGGACATCGTCTCGCGGCTTCGCGGCAAGGCCCATGATCCGCAGGCCGTCGTCCGCCGAGTGACCAACACGAGCTCCACCGTTTCGGTGCTTGGCGAAGTCAACCAAAGCGGCCGCATTCCACTGACCGCTGGCGGGGAGCGCCTCCTCGAAGTGCTCGCGACCGCTGGCGGATCGCGCCAGGCGGTCTCCAAGAGTGTCGTGCAGGTCACGCGCGGCGCGCAGACAGTGACGCTGCCGATGGCAATGGTGGTCAGCGACGCCAGCCAGAACATCGTGCTGGCACCGGGCGATATCGTCACGGTGTACTATCAGCCTTACACCTTCACCGCGCTCGGCGCGTCCGGCACCAATGCCGAGGTGCCGTTGGAAGGGACCGATGTCAGCCTTTCGCAGGCGCTGGGGCGGATCGGCGGCCTCCAGGACAATCGGGCCGACGTCAAAGGCGTCTTCATCTTCCGCTTCGAAGACCCGCGCGCGCTCGATCCCGCGCTTCTGGTCAACGCCAAGGCGACCCCCGAGGGGAAGATTCCGGTCATCTATCGCGTCGACATGACCAACCCGGCGACTTTCCTGGTCGCGCAGAATTTCCCGATCAAGAACAAGGATGTTGTCTATATCGCGAATTCGCCGCTGACGGACTTCGCGAAGTTCACCAACATCGTCGCTTCGTTCACTTATACGCTGGTCAACCTGGGAACGACGATCACTCGTTGA
- a CDS encoding glycosyltransferase family 4 protein, with the protein MNDAPLLLDVTRLVWRRWVGRHPTGIDRVCLAYLEHYGPDAQAVLHYKGFRRIIGRRSSAALFRILLEPSVRFRRALAVILARAGLAGQASRDRLYLNIGHTGLDRDGFRTWAASAAVRPIYFIHDLIPITHPQYCRAGEADKHRLRMRTVLETARGVIGNSQATLAALSDFAASEGLPNPPGIAAWLGATTLPPVRQQGVPDSPTFVILGTIEARKNHEILLRVWSRLVDRLGEKAPKLLLIGQRGWEAQAVFDQLDSDIRLRGSVEELNRCSDEELARHLAGARALLFPSKAEGFGLPLVEALGMGVPVIASDLPEFREIGQGVPTFLPADDEGAWERAILDFASDASEERAGQLGRMRDFRLHSWSDHFRQVDDWLATINE; encoded by the coding sequence ATGAACGACGCGCCGCTGCTGCTCGACGTGACGAGGCTGGTCTGGCGCCGCTGGGTCGGCCGCCACCCGACCGGGATCGACCGCGTCTGCCTCGCCTATCTCGAACATTACGGCCCGGATGCGCAGGCGGTGCTTCACTACAAGGGATTTCGCCGCATTATTGGCCGCAGGAGTTCGGCGGCGCTATTCCGGATCCTGCTGGAGCCGTCGGTCCGCTTTCGCCGGGCGCTCGCCGTGATCCTCGCGCGTGCCGGGCTGGCGGGGCAGGCCAGCCGCGACCGTCTCTATCTCAACATCGGCCACACCGGGCTCGATCGCGACGGCTTTCGGACCTGGGCGGCAAGTGCCGCGGTGCGGCCGATCTATTTCATCCACGACCTCATTCCGATCACGCACCCGCAATATTGCCGGGCGGGAGAGGCCGACAAGCACCGGCTGCGGATGCGGACGGTGCTGGAAACGGCGCGCGGGGTCATCGGCAACAGCCAGGCAACGCTTGCTGCCTTGTCCGACTTCGCCGCCTCTGAAGGGCTTCCAAATCCACCCGGAATTGCCGCTTGGCTCGGGGCGACGACGTTGCCGCCGGTGCGCCAGCAGGGCGTGCCCGACAGCCCGACCTTCGTCATCCTCGGCACCATCGAAGCGCGCAAGAACCACGAAATTCTGCTGCGGGTCTGGTCGCGGCTGGTGGATCGTCTGGGCGAGAAGGCGCCCAAGCTGTTGCTGATCGGCCAGCGCGGATGGGAAGCGCAAGCGGTCTTCGACCAGCTCGATTCCGACATTCGGCTGCGCGGCTCGGTCGAGGAATTGAACCGTTGCTCGGACGAGGAACTGGCGCGGCACCTCGCCGGTGCGCGAGCGCTGCTGTTCCCAAGCAAGGCGGAAGGGTTCGGCCTGCCCCTGGTCGAAGCGCTTGGGATGGGCGTCCCGGTGATCGCGAGCGACCTGCCGGAATTCCGGGAGATTGGGCAGGGGGTGCCAACATTTCTGCCAGCCGACGACGAAGGTGCTTGGGAACGCGCGATCCTCGACTTCGCCAGCGACGCAAGCGAGGAACGCGCGGGGCAGCTAGGACGAATGCGCGACTTTCGCCTGCACAGCTGGAGCGATCACTTCCGGCAAGTCGACGACTGGCTCGCCACGATCAACGAGTGA
- the kdsA gene encoding 3-deoxy-8-phosphooctulonate synthase, which yields MNIISVSLAGGIAFANDRPFVLIGGMNVIEDEDIVFRVAERFVEVTGRLGIPYVFKASFDKANRSSIHSFRGPGLDEGLRVLRGVKERFGVPLLTDVHEPHQAAPAAEVIDILQIPAFLARQTDLVMAVAATGAAINVKKPQFVAPEEMRHIIAKCRESGNDKVLLCERGSSFGYNNLVVDMLGMDAMKAMAPVVFDATHALQKPGGRADSAGGRRQQAAALARSGMALGIAGLFLEAHPDPDQAKCDGPCALPLDALEPYLQQVLAIDRLVKDFAPLAID from the coding sequence ATGAACATCATCAGCGTCTCGCTTGCGGGCGGCATCGCCTTCGCCAACGACCGGCCGTTCGTCCTGATCGGCGGCATGAACGTGATCGAGGACGAGGACATCGTGTTCCGCGTCGCCGAACGCTTCGTCGAGGTGACTGGCCGTCTAGGCATCCCCTACGTGTTCAAGGCGTCGTTCGACAAAGCGAACCGGTCTTCGATCCACTCGTTCCGCGGGCCCGGCCTCGACGAAGGCCTGCGCGTGCTGCGCGGCGTCAAGGAGCGCTTCGGGGTACCGCTGCTGACCGATGTCCACGAACCGCACCAGGCAGCGCCGGCGGCCGAGGTCATCGACATCCTGCAAATCCCGGCCTTCCTGGCGCGGCAGACCGACCTCGTCATGGCGGTTGCTGCGACCGGCGCGGCGATCAACGTTAAGAAGCCGCAATTCGTCGCCCCGGAGGAGATGCGCCACATCATCGCCAAATGCCGCGAGAGCGGGAACGACAAGGTGCTGTTGTGCGAACGCGGATCCAGCTTCGGCTACAACAACCTGGTCGTCGACATGCTTGGCATGGATGCGATGAAGGCCATGGCCCCGGTCGTCTTCGACGCCACCCATGCGCTGCAGAAGCCTGGCGGACGCGCCGATAGCGCGGGCGGTCGTCGGCAGCAGGCGGCGGCGCTGGCGCGGTCGGGGATGGCGCTGGGCATCGCCGGCCTGTTCCTGGAGGCGCATCCCGATCCCGACCAGGCCAAGTGCGACGGACCTTGCGCGCTGCCGCTCGACGCGCTGGAACCGTATCTGCAGCAGGTGCTGGCGATCGACCGCCTGGTGAAGGACTTCGCGCCGCTCGCGATCGATTGA